The proteins below come from a single Biomphalaria glabrata chromosome 10, xgBioGlab47.1, whole genome shotgun sequence genomic window:
- the LOC106072218 gene encoding myosin light chain kinase family member 4-like isoform X1 yields MYRQGQLVNVLESILLSQNSPWSPYFRGLSGSKLTPIDALTLGLAFMYGGADNSNLSGVSQIEERLERCEIREERDTVIRCDLPEPSVDKDKYIEMPDQCDSQCDSSEECNALQQCDNYGKCDSNDQLKTRVSNDQSRTRVSDDKSDRSDLCITRCDNANSSLQCYTNLQCDNFEQRDTRVQSDGTGQCDGREVNNNDSNDKEGATGSSIHSFADIVYYKAKFLMKTENTMNLSKTKVKVDESEPNYYEEAPFERRDVMVKKDKWVTDLYTVDSILGKGKFGEVKRCRERRTGRQLAAKFIEVNGPQDRLDVLNEVEIMKHLQHPRLLQLYDAFENRENFCLVMELVNGGELFERVINDDFILTEKACVMFMRQICDGVAFMHSQSILHLDMKPENILCLTREGNRIKIIDFGLARKYDPKEDLRVLFGTPEFVAPEVVNFDRIYPSTDMWSVGVICYVLLSGLSPFMGESESETLSNVTMAKWDFTAEEFESISSEAKDFISKLLVKEPRKRMSASDCLEHQWLRRSVKREGKLLERSLSKKRLRKFVYRRKWQKAINAMLALRRMGVALS; encoded by the exons ATGTACCGACAGGGGCAACTCGTCAATGTCCTCGAGTCTATATTGCTAAGCCAAAATTCACCCTGGAGTCCCTACTTCCGGGGGCTTTCAGGCTCCAAGTTGACCCCCATTGACGCCCTCACCCTCGGACTGGCCTTCATGTATGGCGGGGCGGACAACAGTAACCTAAGTGGAGTAAGCCAGATTGAGGAGAGATTGGAGCGGTGCGAGATACGGGAGGAGCGTGACACCGTGATACGTTGCGATCTTCCTGAGCCTTCGGTTGATAAGGACAAGTATATTGAGATGCCGGATCAGTGTGATTCTCAGTGTGATTCGTCAGAGGAGTGTAACGCTCTTCAGCAGTGTGACAACTATGGAAAGTGTGATTCAAATGATCAGTTAAAAACGCGTGTTTCGAATGACCAATCCAGGACACGCGTATCAGATGACAAATCCGACAGATCTGACCTTTGTATCACACGTTGCGACAATGCGAATTCAAGCCTGCAGTGTTATACAAACCTTCAGTGTGACAATTTCGAGCAGCGAGACACGCGTGTCCAGTCCGATGGGACTGGTCAGTGTGACGGGCGTGAGGTCAACAACAATGACAGCAATGACAAGGAAGGTGCTACGGGCAGCTCCATTCATTCGTTCGCTGACATTGTCTACTACAAAGCGAA GTTTCTCATGAAAACAGAAAACACCATGAACTTGAGTAAGACAAAGGTGAAGGTCGATGAGAGTGAGCCCAACTACT ATGAGGAGGCGCCCTTTGAGAGGAGAGATGTGATGGTGAAGAAAGATAAGTGGGTCACAGATCTGTACACAGTTGACTCCATCCTCGGAAA GGGTAAATTTGGTGAGGTCAAACGTTGTCGAGAAAGACGTACCGGGAGACAGCTAGCTGCGAAATTTATTGAGGTCAACGGCCCCCAGGACCGTCTGGATGTTCTGAACGAGGTGGAGATCATGAAGCACCTCCAGCACCCACGTCTTCTGCAGTTGTACGACGCCTTTGAGAACAGGGAGAATTTTTGTCTGGTCATGGAATT AGTAAATGGCGGCGAGCTATTTGAGAGAGTCATCAATGACGACTTCATCCTGACAGAGAAAGCCTGCGTGATGTTCATGCGTCAAATCTGTGACGGCGTAGCCTTCATGCACTCTCAGAGCATACTCCACTTGGATATGAAG CCGGAAAATATTTTGTGTCTTACACGAGAAGGCAACAGAATAAAAATCATTGACTTCGGCCTGGCTCGCAAATATGACCCGAAAGAAGATCTCAGAGTTTTGTTTGGAACCCCGGAGTTTGTCGCGCCGGAAGTGGTCAATTTTGACAGGATCTATCCATCTACAGACATGTGGAGCGTTGGAGTGATATGCTACGTCTT aTTATCTGGTTTATCCCCCTTTATGGGAGAATCTGAGTCTGAAACATTGTCCAATGTTACAATGGCTAAATGGGACTTTACTGCTGAGGAATTTGAGAGTATATCCAGTGAAGCTAAAGACTTTATATCAAAACTACTAGTGAAGGAACCAAG AAAACGAATGTCAGCATCAGATTGCTTGGAACACCAGTGGCTGAGG AGGTCAGTCAAACGAGAAGGAAAACTTCTAGAACGATCTCTGTCAAAAAAGAGGCTGAGAAAATTTGTATATAGAAGAAAATGGCAG AAAGCAATTAATGCTATGTTAGCCTTGAGACGAATGGGTGTAGCTCTCTCATAA
- the LOC106072218 gene encoding myosin light chain kinase 3-like isoform X3 codes for MKTENTMNLSKTKVKVDESEPNYYEEAPFERRDVMVKKDKWVTDLYTVDSILGKGKFGEVKRCRERRTGRQLAAKFIEVNGPQDRLDVLNEVEIMKHLQHPRLLQLYDAFENRENFCLVMELVNGGELFERVINDDFILTEKACVMFMRQICDGVAFMHSQSILHLDMKPENILCLTREGNRIKIIDFGLARKYDPKEDLRVLFGTPEFVAPEVVNFDRIYPSTDMWSVGVICYVLLSGLSPFMGESESETLSNVTMAKWDFTAEEFESISSEAKDFISKLLVKEPRKRMSASDCLEHQWLRRSVKREGKLLERSLSKKRLRKFVYRRKWQKAINAMLALRRMGVALS; via the exons ATGAAAACAGAAAACACCATGAACTTGAGTAAGACAAAGGTGAAGGTCGATGAGAGTGAGCCCAACTACT ATGAGGAGGCGCCCTTTGAGAGGAGAGATGTGATGGTGAAGAAAGATAAGTGGGTCACAGATCTGTACACAGTTGACTCCATCCTCGGAAA GGGTAAATTTGGTGAGGTCAAACGTTGTCGAGAAAGACGTACCGGGAGACAGCTAGCTGCGAAATTTATTGAGGTCAACGGCCCCCAGGACCGTCTGGATGTTCTGAACGAGGTGGAGATCATGAAGCACCTCCAGCACCCACGTCTTCTGCAGTTGTACGACGCCTTTGAGAACAGGGAGAATTTTTGTCTGGTCATGGAATT AGTAAATGGCGGCGAGCTATTTGAGAGAGTCATCAATGACGACTTCATCCTGACAGAGAAAGCCTGCGTGATGTTCATGCGTCAAATCTGTGACGGCGTAGCCTTCATGCACTCTCAGAGCATACTCCACTTGGATATGAAG CCGGAAAATATTTTGTGTCTTACACGAGAAGGCAACAGAATAAAAATCATTGACTTCGGCCTGGCTCGCAAATATGACCCGAAAGAAGATCTCAGAGTTTTGTTTGGAACCCCGGAGTTTGTCGCGCCGGAAGTGGTCAATTTTGACAGGATCTATCCATCTACAGACATGTGGAGCGTTGGAGTGATATGCTACGTCTT aTTATCTGGTTTATCCCCCTTTATGGGAGAATCTGAGTCTGAAACATTGTCCAATGTTACAATGGCTAAATGGGACTTTACTGCTGAGGAATTTGAGAGTATATCCAGTGAAGCTAAAGACTTTATATCAAAACTACTAGTGAAGGAACCAAG AAAACGAATGTCAGCATCAGATTGCTTGGAACACCAGTGGCTGAGG AGGTCAGTCAAACGAGAAGGAAAACTTCTAGAACGATCTCTGTCAAAAAAGAGGCTGAGAAAATTTGTATATAGAAGAAAATGGCAG AAAGCAATTAATGCTATGTTAGCCTTGAGACGAATGGGTGTAGCTCTCTCATAA
- the LOC106072218 gene encoding myosin light chain kinase 3-like isoform X2: protein MGKKFLMKTENTMNLSKTKVKVDESEPNYYEEAPFERRDVMVKKDKWVTDLYTVDSILGKGKFGEVKRCRERRTGRQLAAKFIEVNGPQDRLDVLNEVEIMKHLQHPRLLQLYDAFENRENFCLVMELVNGGELFERVINDDFILTEKACVMFMRQICDGVAFMHSQSILHLDMKPENILCLTREGNRIKIIDFGLARKYDPKEDLRVLFGTPEFVAPEVVNFDRIYPSTDMWSVGVICYVLLSGLSPFMGESESETLSNVTMAKWDFTAEEFESISSEAKDFISKLLVKEPRKRMSASDCLEHQWLRRSVKREGKLLERSLSKKRLRKFVYRRKWQKAINAMLALRRMGVALS from the exons GTTTCTCATGAAAACAGAAAACACCATGAACTTGAGTAAGACAAAGGTGAAGGTCGATGAGAGTGAGCCCAACTACT ATGAGGAGGCGCCCTTTGAGAGGAGAGATGTGATGGTGAAGAAAGATAAGTGGGTCACAGATCTGTACACAGTTGACTCCATCCTCGGAAA GGGTAAATTTGGTGAGGTCAAACGTTGTCGAGAAAGACGTACCGGGAGACAGCTAGCTGCGAAATTTATTGAGGTCAACGGCCCCCAGGACCGTCTGGATGTTCTGAACGAGGTGGAGATCATGAAGCACCTCCAGCACCCACGTCTTCTGCAGTTGTACGACGCCTTTGAGAACAGGGAGAATTTTTGTCTGGTCATGGAATT AGTAAATGGCGGCGAGCTATTTGAGAGAGTCATCAATGACGACTTCATCCTGACAGAGAAAGCCTGCGTGATGTTCATGCGTCAAATCTGTGACGGCGTAGCCTTCATGCACTCTCAGAGCATACTCCACTTGGATATGAAG CCGGAAAATATTTTGTGTCTTACACGAGAAGGCAACAGAATAAAAATCATTGACTTCGGCCTGGCTCGCAAATATGACCCGAAAGAAGATCTCAGAGTTTTGTTTGGAACCCCGGAGTTTGTCGCGCCGGAAGTGGTCAATTTTGACAGGATCTATCCATCTACAGACATGTGGAGCGTTGGAGTGATATGCTACGTCTT aTTATCTGGTTTATCCCCCTTTATGGGAGAATCTGAGTCTGAAACATTGTCCAATGTTACAATGGCTAAATGGGACTTTACTGCTGAGGAATTTGAGAGTATATCCAGTGAAGCTAAAGACTTTATATCAAAACTACTAGTGAAGGAACCAAG AAAACGAATGTCAGCATCAGATTGCTTGGAACACCAGTGGCTGAGG AGGTCAGTCAAACGAGAAGGAAAACTTCTAGAACGATCTCTGTCAAAAAAGAGGCTGAGAAAATTTGTATATAGAAGAAAATGGCAG AAAGCAATTAATGCTATGTTAGCCTTGAGACGAATGGGTGTAGCTCTCTCATAA